The following nucleotide sequence is from Nothobranchius furzeri strain GRZ-AD chromosome 6, NfurGRZ-RIMD1, whole genome shotgun sequence.
GGGACCATAGACATGTCTCAAACATATAAACATGTCTATACGGGGGACAACCTGGACAAGTCCATCACAGGGTTGTCTCAGTATCAAAATACCTTTATTCAGTTCCCTTCATGTTCTGTATTCCTGTGGTTTATGGTAAGACTGCTCCATCAGCATCTTGTGAACACCAAGACAACTTGTGATCAAACCACACATATATGTCCCCAAATGACACAGAAGATAGAGTCTGAGTCAGCTGATGATTCATTGCTATGATGCAATTATTTAGCCTTAGCAGTTGTAGCAGAACTTGATaaaaatcattttgcttttttCTTCTTAGAAACAAAAAACTAAATATGCTTCTTTTGTCTTTTTAATTTAGCACAAACAATGCATTGACTtccagtttttgttttgtttttgttttctggtgTTATCCACTAGTTTGATGATTTGTCTCTGCTCTGATTCACAGGTGAATTTTGTGTTACAGCTGTGTGTGCTTATGTGTAATGCTTGCCTTGCTATACAGAAAAACCCTCTTACTTCTCAACATAAAAGACACCTTACATTTGTGAACTGTTGGAAATGCAGGAATAAAGGAAACATGCAAATCCACTGAAGTTAGATTAAAATAACAAAGGCAGTTGGTGGACTGCAGCGAGCATGACTGAAAACATTACTGAGACTGACACAGGATGTGTTGGACCTCACAGGGGTTAAAAACCAGCCAAAGGCTTTATATTTAGACCGCTGTAGCAAACCGTTGCATCAAAAGAAAAGTCATCATGCTCCTTCTGAAAACCTGTTGCACATACGTTctaataatttcctctctgttgtCATGCGGCACAAATGTGTGATTTTATCAGTAATTGCATTGTTCGGGTATTATAAATACATAATTAAAGTCCACTCTGttaggtacaccttgctagtagcAGGTCGGACCTTCTTTTTCTAGAACtgccttaaccctctcaggctcaaaatacgttctgataaaaggacgaataactaagtccttcagaggtacttctgagttaaaaaaaatgctcatgaaatacgtatgtggagtacccAGGTAGATAGGTTTtagcgttgcaaatctgcaacacctgcctccagagggttaattccTCATGCCAAAGATTCAGTAAGTACAGGTGAAAATAATAACATTTGAATATGGTgctaaagtccatttatttcagtaattcaacatagactgagagaccagctaaagccatttttggttctttttttaaaacacaggaaagatttctctttaccttgctgacagttttgtttgcgtctgcaaacatcctcagagctgacgctgatggtgacgtcacttcctactccgtttatccgcgggcagcagaggacgttgttgccctctgctgcccgctctcccctctccgatgatgcagtcccatgcacgatccaatgtgtaaaccccatcgtctctgttcatagtcccacatccacgtctccttatctctatggctttctttatccatcttttgtatttctgttgttcggtgtttatgatccttgtgttgtcccagtccattatatggttttctcttgtgcagtgatctgttacggctgacttctttattgtactttctgcttcttgttttgctgttcttgtgtgtattcgacttgtttctctctcgcactcctttctgtgttcaattgtttgtgtgttgagttggcgtccggtttctcctatgtatgttttattgcagagtttgcatgggatttcgtaaacaactccagctggtatcttgtcttttgggtgtactagtctaactgttgtgtatggtttctttggtgtgtttatgttgtgttattttttattgttgctcttatattttctgttatgcctttgatgtatggtagggttatcacgggttttggttcttgtctttctgggtttctggttctttgcttaggttgttcttttctttctgttgttgcttGTTATTTTCCTTCGTTTATTGACAATGTCGGGTATTGCAGGTctttattacaaaagaagaacaatcagccatgacagcaattatccaaaaatgaacagataattattctactgaCAGACAAAAGACGAACCACACTagtaatggacaaagaaaaatataaacaacagatgaagcagatgttagaggacaaaaatacatacaaaatactttaaaaaccccaacagaaaacatgaaaaaaaacatgaaaaaattactgaagccactacaacaaaaaggctaaataacagaaaaaatgtacaagcgCTGGATCCCTGcagcaaacataataccaagaatgaacggaactccaaaaatacacaaataaaacacCCCACTtggaccaatagtagacagcataggtgcagcaacatacaacatggcaaaagaaatcagcaaaatcatcagcccttattaggtaacacagatcaacactgcaaaaatagcatagaactggcaaaagaactaaaaaagattacaataaaagataacgacatactcatctcacatgacgtcacatccctgttcacaaaaacaccaaccaaaaaaaccatagacatagtagttaacagaatcacacaggacaaaactttacacaaaagaacaaatctcgcagcagatgacatagcacaactgataggactggtagctaactccacttacttcacatacgatgacacaatatacaaactggaaggcttcgccatgggaaacccattatcagccaccttgtgcgagtttttcatggaagacctagagcaaaaagccataaccactgccccccccccccccccccccccccaaactgcaaaataaaactatggaaacgctacgttgaCGACATACTGAAAATCATACCaagaggacaaacagaaacactgacACAActttgacgacacaggcaacatgaagttcacttatgagtcggAAACAgatggcagtatagcatttatgaacatgaaaataaccatgcagaccgacgggaccctaagcaTAAACACAtgtaggaaaccaacacacacagaccaatatttattatggacatcagaacaccccaccatacacaaaaggtcagtaatcagaacattatatcaccgagcaaacatggtaacagaagaaagagaccacaaacaagaggacaaacatatacaacacgctttaaagacctgcggatacccgacatgggcaataaacaaaggaaaacgacaaacaacaacaacagaaagaaaagaacaaccaaagcaaagaaccagaaagacaagaaccaaaccagtgataaccctaccatacatcaaaggcataacaaaaaaaaaaataagagcaacaataaaaaaacacaacattaaCACACCAaagaaaccatacacaacagttaaaaacagactagtgcacccaaaaggcaaaataccagctggacataaatgtggattcatttacgaaatcccatgcaaactctgcaataaaacatacataggagaaaccggacgccaactcagcacacgaacaatagaacatagaaaggagtgcgagaaagaggcaagtcgaaaacaacaagagtagcaaaacaagaagcagaaagtacaataaagaagtcagccgtaacagatcactgcacaagagaaaaccatgtaatggacttagacaacacaaggatcataaacaccgaacaacagaaatacaaaagatggataaaggaagccatagagataaggagacgtggatgtgggaccatgaacagagacaatggggtttacacgttggattgtgcatgggactgcatcatcggagaggggagatcgggcagcagagggcaacaacgtcctctgctgcccgcggagtaggaagtgacgcgccaccatcagcgtcagctcttagGATGTTTGCAGAtgaaagaacgtaccaaagaggTTTAAAGTCcagctaaaggctcaggaacccaatGGATGTGTTTTGATGATCActtaggacagcagtagctcaggagatagagTAGGTAGATTGCCCTGTTCTCACCCAGGCTACTCTGCTGTTCTGTCTTTGGGCAAAACACTTCACTTGCCTGTGTTGATGGGGGCAGATGGTGcaaaatggcagccttgcctctgtctgaCCACTACTTAGTAGCTTACAATCACCAGCTGTGTGAGTGCAAGAATAACAGAAAGCACTTTGAGTGCTTTGAAAAGTGCTATGTAAATCTAATCAATCAAAACAATTCCTATAATGTGACACGTTCATTTCCTCGGAAAGCAACATGATTCTGATTCTAATTCAGTATTATGATCACTTCCTGTTTCTCTCAGGAAGTTAGACTTGCGCTCAGGACTCTAAGTGAGCAAATGCCTTTGCCAATAAGGCAGAACGTCTTGAGTTAAACAGACTTCCACAAAAACTCGGAAAACGAGAGGTCAGAGTAAGTTTTTTTTTATAGTTGTGTTtcaatattttatctaaatttacAGATGTGTAGAGAATCAGTGGTCTAGTAGCTGTATTTTTCTATCTCTTTAACTCACTTCTGTTCTTGACTGTTTAAAGAATTCTGGGGGATACTTTCAAAACATTTTGCTGCATGGTGAGTGAGACGTTCTTATTATCACTACAATTTAAAAGCTTTGAAATATTCTATTTAAACGTAGTGAGGATGCTCCAACAAATTGTTTTAAATCGAGAAATAGTCCCATTTTTTTAGGTCTAACCAAAAGGGTTGAATGTTTTTGACTGGACCAACAAGAACTTTTACCAGCATCATTTAAAGATTagaaaaaaatgattttttttatgtgCAGCATTTCCAAGTAAATCATTCTTGTAATTTCTTCATGACAGGACAGGTGGAAACACTGAAAATATGGAGTTCAGTTTCATAAAGAGGTTTGTCCTTTTCTGCATTCTGGGTGTTATGGTGTTCATCTTCTACCATGGATGGCCTAGAATAACCCAGTACCCCACCCTAAATCCATTAAGGAGTGATGGAAATCTGACAATCCTGATTTGGCACTGGCCTTTTGGCCAGTCATTCAGTCTGAAGGGTGACGTTTGCTGGGATCTCTACCAAATACCTCATTGTAAGCTGGTGGACCAGCGCTCCTTCTACCCCGCTGCTGATGTTGTAGCGTTCCATAACAGAGAACTGATTGATGGAAGTCAGAAGCTGCCCACTGACCTCCCTCGTCCACAGGGTCAGAGGTGGGCCTGGATGTCCCTGGAGTCCCCTGATAACAACGGAGACCTGCGGCGGTTTGCTAATCTCTTCAACATGACCATATCCTACAGGAGAGATGCTGATATCACTGTACCGTATGGTGAGCTGCTACCTGTGGAGACTGAGGAACACCTGGTGGAGGACAGGCGTGTGAATAAAAGCTCTTTGGTCTGCTGGGTGGTCAGCAACTACAGGAGCCACTACAAAAGAAGCCAAGTGTACAAAGAGCTGAGTGCTACAGTTCCCATTAAGGTTTATGGCCGCTGGAGTAATACACCTCTCTCCTCTGAAGACCTCTTACCTACCATCTCACGCTGctacttttatttagcttttgaGAATTCTGTGAGCAAAGACTACATCACAGAAAAGCTGTGGTACAACGCTTACCTAGCAGGAGCTGTGCCTGTTGTGCTGGGACCATCCATAAATCACTACAAAGCCGTGGCTCCGGAACATTCTTTTATTCACGTTGACGAGTTTGCTTCAATAAAAGATCTGGGAACGTACCTGCAACAGCTTGCATTTGACAAGAAGAGGTACAACGAATACTTTAACTGGAAAAAGCACTGGAAGGTGAAAATGAACAAAGGCTGGAGGGAAATGGTGTGCAAAATCTGCACACGTTACGATACTTTGCTTCAGCACAAGGTTTATTATGATCTAGAGTCCTGGGACAAAACTACTCTTTAATATGAATCTACAGAAAACGTCCACGTCTATAGGTGTCATAATGCTACAGTCATCATGAATATTCCCATTGTGAAgtgttttaaaattattttccacCGCTAGTCTGCCTACCATATACAATACTCAGATTAAAAAGGGACGAAATGGTCATATCCTGCAGCGTGAGACACAAATAACATTGGTTTATCTCACCCCAGGATGTGTGGTTGTTGGTTGCAGCTGATGTTCTTCTCTCCTGAAATGAAACCTGCTTCGTTGAAGCTTTAAACTTCCCCAGTCTAATTAAATTCTGCTGTTACTAATAGTTGTTTATTTATTCCTTCTCAACGTCAGAACTACTGTACTGTATCATTGTTCAGAATTTGATCTGTTGCATGATTGCTGCATTGTGCAGGTGCAAGTCATTTTAAATAGTACTTTAAACTGACATGCATTTTAAAATGAAGGTGTTTTGTTTCCTAGAAACCGAGTGAC
It contains:
- the LOC107397315 gene encoding alpha-(1,3)-fucosyltransferase 7-like; this encodes MEFSFIKRFVLFCILGVMVFIFYHGWPRITQYPTLNPLRSDGNLTILIWHWPFGQSFSLKGDVCWDLYQIPHCKLVDQRSFYPAADVVAFHNRELIDGSQKLPTDLPRPQGQRWAWMSLESPDNNGDLRRFANLFNMTISYRRDADITVPYGELLPVETEEHLVEDRRVNKSSLVCWVVSNYRSHYKRSQVYKELSATVPIKVYGRWSNTPLSSEDLLPTISRCYFYLAFENSVSKDYITEKLWYNAYLAGAVPVVLGPSINHYKAVAPEHSFIHVDEFASIKDLGTYLQQLAFDKKRYNEYFNWKKHWKVKMNKGWREMVCKICTRYDTLLQHKVYYDLESWDKTTL